The following coding sequences are from one Arachis hypogaea cultivar Tifrunner chromosome 7, arahy.Tifrunner.gnm2.J5K5, whole genome shotgun sequence window:
- the LOC112702787 gene encoding probable N-acetyltransferase HLS1-like isoform X1, whose amino-acid sequence MEFKEFIIRSYEGQSDRAQVEDLERRCKVGPSETMLDSMGDPISRIRNSPMYIMLVAEMDHELVGFIQGSIKVVTLKCHPPKGIAKVGYVLGLRVAPQTRRKGIGSSLIQRLEEWFNSNDVDYAYVATEKENHASISLFMNKFGYTKFRTPAILVNPVNNHHSFRISSNIDIAKVNIDKAESLYRRFMGTTEFFPSDIENVLRNKLSLGTWVATFKWENASFGLNGPNIGQVPKTWAMLSVWKSGDIFKLSIGRAPNSCLFFTKSWSLVDKIFPCFGLSTIPDFFSPFGFYFMYGVYHEGPCSGKLVRALCKFVHNMVSKSKDENCNKIIVAEVGGRDEELNNHIPHWKLFSCPDFWCIKALQSEGKNTFHELVTDTQPRSLFVDPREV is encoded by the exons aTGGAATTCAAGGAATTCATAATCAGAAGCTATGAGGGTCAATCTGATAGAGCCCAGGTTGAAGATCTTGAAAGAAGGTGCAAGGTAGGTCCATCAGAAACCATGCTAGACTCCATGGGTGACCCCATCAGTAGGATCCGGAACAGCCCCATGTACATCATGCTG GTGGCAGAGATGGATCATGAATTGGTTGGTTTCATTCAAGGCTCTATAAAAGTGGTAACACTAAAGTGTCATCCACCAAAGGGTATTGCAAAGGTTGGTTATGTCTTAGGCCTAAGGGTAGCCCCACAAACTAGGAGAAAAGGCATTGGTTCAAGCCTAATCCAAAGGCTAGAAGAATGGTTCAATTCCAATGATGTGGACTATGCATATGTGGCCACAGAGAAAGAAAACCATGCCTCAATAAGCCTCTTCATGAACAAATTTGGTTACACCAAGTTTAGGACCCCAGCTATACTTGTGAACCCTGTCAACAATCACCACTCATTTAGAATCTCTTCCAACATTGACATTGCTAAAGTCAACATTGACAAAGCTGAGTCTCTTTATAGAAGATTCATGGGGACCACTGAATTTTTCCCTAGTGACATTGAAAATGTGCTTAGGAATAAGCTTAGTTTGGGAACATGGGTAGCTACTTTCAAATGGGAAAATGCAAGTTTTGGGCTTAATGGGCCTAATATTGGACAAGTCCCCAAAACTTGGGCCATGCTTAGTGTATGGAAAAGTGGGGATATTTTCAAGTTAAGCATTGGAAGAGCTCCAAATTCTTGCTTGTTTTTTACAAAGAGTTGGAGCTTAGTGGACAAAATTTTCCCATGCTTTGGGCTATCAACTATACCTGATTTTTTCAGCCCATTTGGGTTTTATTTCATGTATGGGGTTTACCATGAAGGCCCATGTTCAGGGAAGCTTGTTAGGGCCTTGTGCAAATTTGTTCACAACATGGTCTCAAAGTCCAAGGATGAGAATTGCAACAAGATCATTGTGGCTGAAGTTGGTGGAAGAGATGAAGAGCTCAACAATCATATCCCACATTGGAAATTGTTCTCTTGCCCTGATTTTTGGTGCATTAAGGCCTTGCAATCTGAAGGGAAGAACACATTCCATGAATTAGTAACTGACACCCAACCAAGATCCCTCTTTGTAGACCCAAGAGAGGTTTAA
- the LOC112702787 gene encoding probable N-acetyltransferase HLS1-like isoform X2, with the protein MDHELVGFIQGSIKVVTLKCHPPKGIAKVGYVLGLRVAPQTRRKGIGSSLIQRLEEWFNSNDVDYAYVATEKENHASISLFMNKFGYTKFRTPAILVNPVNNHHSFRISSNIDIAKVNIDKAESLYRRFMGTTEFFPSDIENVLRNKLSLGTWVATFKWENASFGLNGPNIGQVPKTWAMLSVWKSGDIFKLSIGRAPNSCLFFTKSWSLVDKIFPCFGLSTIPDFFSPFGFYFMYGVYHEGPCSGKLVRALCKFVHNMVSKSKDENCNKIIVAEVGGRDEELNNHIPHWKLFSCPDFWCIKALQSEGKNTFHELVTDTQPRSLFVDPREV; encoded by the coding sequence ATGGATCATGAATTGGTTGGTTTCATTCAAGGCTCTATAAAAGTGGTAACACTAAAGTGTCATCCACCAAAGGGTATTGCAAAGGTTGGTTATGTCTTAGGCCTAAGGGTAGCCCCACAAACTAGGAGAAAAGGCATTGGTTCAAGCCTAATCCAAAGGCTAGAAGAATGGTTCAATTCCAATGATGTGGACTATGCATATGTGGCCACAGAGAAAGAAAACCATGCCTCAATAAGCCTCTTCATGAACAAATTTGGTTACACCAAGTTTAGGACCCCAGCTATACTTGTGAACCCTGTCAACAATCACCACTCATTTAGAATCTCTTCCAACATTGACATTGCTAAAGTCAACATTGACAAAGCTGAGTCTCTTTATAGAAGATTCATGGGGACCACTGAATTTTTCCCTAGTGACATTGAAAATGTGCTTAGGAATAAGCTTAGTTTGGGAACATGGGTAGCTACTTTCAAATGGGAAAATGCAAGTTTTGGGCTTAATGGGCCTAATATTGGACAAGTCCCCAAAACTTGGGCCATGCTTAGTGTATGGAAAAGTGGGGATATTTTCAAGTTAAGCATTGGAAGAGCTCCAAATTCTTGCTTGTTTTTTACAAAGAGTTGGAGCTTAGTGGACAAAATTTTCCCATGCTTTGGGCTATCAACTATACCTGATTTTTTCAGCCCATTTGGGTTTTATTTCATGTATGGGGTTTACCATGAAGGCCCATGTTCAGGGAAGCTTGTTAGGGCCTTGTGCAAATTTGTTCACAACATGGTCTCAAAGTCCAAGGATGAGAATTGCAACAAGATCATTGTGGCTGAAGTTGGTGGAAGAGATGAAGAGCTCAACAATCATATCCCACATTGGAAATTGTTCTCTTGCCCTGATTTTTGGTGCATTAAGGCCTTGCAATCTGAAGGGAAGAACACATTCCATGAATTAGTAACTGACACCCAACCAAGATCCCTCTTTGTAGACCCAAGAGAGGTTTAA